In Gimesia benthica, a single window of DNA contains:
- a CDS encoding response regulator: MFKTMTELRFCKADFRSSIDASLCRISDSIATATGYSPIRPRVLVVEFRDEVYAGLKVVLEEHDCRVIRAEVGAAVAGSIAQFSPDLVLVNESMPDESGWLVACKLQVTCLRLPVWLYAVQCPQPTTAWKEFSSVDRVIEYGGVLLRLVQHVRQDLVKWLATVRILRADQ, from the coding sequence ATGTTTAAAACTATGACCGAATTGCGATTCTGTAAAGCAGATTTCCGCAGTTCAATCGATGCCTCATTGTGCCGCATAAGTGATTCAATCGCGACCGCGACCGGATACTCACCGATTCGACCGCGCGTGCTTGTTGTCGAATTTCGAGACGAAGTTTACGCTGGATTGAAAGTCGTCCTTGAAGAACACGATTGCCGCGTCATACGGGCGGAAGTCGGTGCGGCCGTGGCTGGCTCAATCGCCCAATTTTCGCCCGATCTTGTGCTGGTCAATGAGTCCATGCCCGATGAGAGCGGCTGGTTGGTTGCGTGCAAGCTTCAGGTTACGTGTCTTCGATTACCCGTCTGGCTATATGCGGTCCAGTGCCCACAACCGACCACTGCTTGGAAAGAGTTCTCCAGCGTCGACCGAGTGATCGAATACGGCGGCGTCTTGCTTCGGCTTGTCCAACACGTTCGACAAGATCTCGTTAAATGGCTGGCCACGGTACGTATACTGCGTGCCGACCAGTAG
- a CDS encoding PP2C family protein-serine/threonine phosphatase translates to MTSIDNMSCLDVTLLERNYNKCVARTYLARKLFQEKSMNLNLPLHTRSIRFQLLLAVNLPLAVLATLFLVYDFRREISDRVVEKRIALDEEAKTMLPAVLQMRHHGKDSVQSYINTVCARMQDSDSPGHHIAVVFPEAMLQAEIHHRASPEMIQTLQQAAQSSTRRAYVGEQEIIVGNYGQDGTTIFVSETMERLRRSVWNDLGRQIVVFLILACVAAIVVNVVLLRFVTAPLRRLVNTVRDIAAGKLGSRAVAFSSAELRFLANEINQMSEALTAADRYRGLQMAKAREIQQHVLPDTQSIPGLTMASLFLPADEVGGDYYDVISLSDGTVLLCVADVTGHGVSAAMATVLLRSLLHTAAESLCCPREILDFVNRRFEEATLPGDFATVILVQIDVQSQRLEYASAGHETALLLSPDGERRALESTGLILGIDANATWESQEYDLVQGERLMLVTDGVTETHGPNGTLFGRDRLVELLESSSELSLNEVIDRIKHDLAAFQQEAVQHDDVTIVLAALDSHTSSYR, encoded by the coding sequence GTGACGAGCATCGATAATATGTCATGCCTTGATGTCACGTTACTTGAAAGAAACTACAACAAGTGTGTCGCGAGAACTTATCTGGCAAGAAAACTTTTCCAGGAAAAATCTATGAACTTGAATTTGCCGCTTCACACTCGATCAATTCGTTTCCAACTACTATTAGCGGTCAATCTGCCACTCGCGGTGTTGGCAACGCTGTTCCTTGTTTATGATTTTCGTCGAGAAATATCAGATCGAGTGGTTGAAAAGAGGATCGCTCTCGACGAAGAAGCCAAGACCATGCTGCCGGCGGTGTTGCAGATGCGACATCACGGCAAAGATTCTGTACAGAGTTACATAAATACTGTCTGTGCTCGCATGCAGGACAGTGACTCACCGGGTCACCACATTGCCGTTGTCTTCCCAGAGGCAATGTTGCAGGCGGAAATACATCATCGTGCATCTCCTGAAATGATTCAGACGTTACAACAGGCCGCTCAATCTTCCACTCGGCGGGCTTATGTGGGAGAGCAAGAAATCATCGTGGGCAATTACGGACAGGATGGAACAACCATTTTCGTTTCAGAGACAATGGAGCGTCTCCGTAGATCAGTTTGGAACGATCTAGGCCGGCAAATAGTAGTTTTCCTGATTCTGGCTTGCGTCGCCGCAATTGTGGTCAACGTTGTGTTGCTCCGTTTCGTAACGGCTCCGCTCAGGCGGCTCGTCAATACCGTCCGCGACATTGCAGCGGGAAAGCTCGGCAGTCGAGCTGTGGCGTTTTCGTCGGCCGAACTCCGGTTCCTGGCCAACGAGATCAATCAGATGAGTGAAGCACTTACTGCGGCTGACCGGTATCGCGGCCTCCAAATGGCTAAGGCTCGCGAAATCCAACAACATGTGCTCCCGGATACACAATCCATACCCGGTTTAACGATGGCAAGCCTGTTCCTGCCAGCTGATGAAGTCGGCGGGGACTACTATGATGTCATCTCACTATCGGACGGAACTGTATTACTGTGTGTGGCGGATGTCACCGGCCATGGTGTATCGGCCGCCATGGCGACCGTATTATTGCGGTCGTTATTACACACGGCGGCTGAGTCCCTTTGCTGTCCAAGAGAGATCTTGGACTTTGTTAACCGGCGTTTCGAAGAAGCCACGTTACCGGGAGATTTTGCCACAGTAATCCTGGTTCAAATCGATGTGCAATCTCAACGACTGGAATACGCCAGCGCAGGCCATGAAACCGCACTACTTCTGTCTCCGGACGGCGAGCGACGTGCCCTGGAGTCTACCGGCTTAATTCTTGGAATTGATGCGAATGCGACATGGGAATCGCAAGAGTACGACCTCGTACAAGGCGAACGGTTAATGCTCGTGACCGATGGAGTTACGGAAACTCATGGTCCCAACGGCACATTATTCGGCCGCGACCGTTTGGTAGAGTTGCTGGAAAGTTCTTCAGAGTTGTCACTCAACGAGGTCATTGATAGGATTAAACATGACTTGGCTGCATTTCAACAGGAAGCGGTGCAGCACGATGATGTAACGATCGTGCTGGCTGCTCTGGATAGCCACACCTCGAGTTACCGATAA
- a CDS encoding transposase, with protein MKRRKRCSAVEPKIGHLKSDNRMGRCFLRGLMGDEFNAVLAAAGSNLKKLLRAITSALILWLWSGDKARFGEMHSNQRLAPAPV; from the coding sequence ATGAAACGCCGCAAGCGATGTAGTGCGGTCGAGCCGAAAATCGGACACCTCAAGAGCGACAATCGAATGGGCCGCTGCTTTTTGAGAGGCCTGATGGGAGATGAATTCAACGCGGTGTTGGCGGCAGCCGGGTCGAACTTAAAGAAACTGCTGCGGGCGATCACGTCTGCGCTAATTTTGTGGCTGTGGAGCGGGGACAAGGCTCGTTTTGGGGAAATGCATTCCAATCAGCGACTCGCTCCAGCACCAGTCTGA
- a CDS encoding Glu/Leu/Phe/Val family dehydrogenase, which yields MAKQEVNGIFEDAIGRLDQAAEFTKIDKEAIERLRHPKAVLQVSIPVRMDDGSLRIFQGFRVRHDDTRGPTKGGIRFHPGVSLDEVKALAFWMTCKCAVVGIPFGGGKGGVIVDPKQLSRMELERLSRGFIGQVADFVGPETDIPAPDVYTNAMIMGWMMDEYSKIHRQRIPAVITGKPIPLGGSLGRDDATGRGAYYCIKELEKLKDWQPTDIRVAVQGFGNAGQHVSRLLHADGYRIVAISDSRGGIYRAEGLDIPRAIKLKQEGQMIGGVYSERSVCDCPVCGDAESKCKCTTNDPATGESISNADLLELGVDILIPAALENQLTADNASRIKAPMIVEVANGPTTSAAEEILDKRNTFVVPDILANAGGVTVSYFEWAQNRAGYYWTQDEVQDRLQRIIAREFNAIYELMTNHAINMRTAAYAQGLNRISEAIESQGTRQYFSNGIDSN from the coding sequence ATGGCCAAACAGGAAGTTAACGGAATTTTTGAGGACGCCATTGGTCGACTTGATCAGGCAGCTGAATTCACAAAAATTGATAAAGAGGCAATCGAGCGACTGCGGCACCCCAAGGCTGTGCTGCAGGTCTCAATACCGGTTCGCATGGATGATGGCTCGCTACGGATTTTTCAAGGATTTCGTGTCCGACACGACGACACACGTGGACCGACAAAAGGTGGCATCCGCTTTCACCCAGGCGTGTCTCTGGATGAAGTAAAGGCGCTGGCCTTCTGGATGACCTGCAAGTGTGCCGTGGTGGGCATCCCATTTGGAGGCGGAAAGGGCGGCGTGATTGTTGACCCAAAACAACTTTCACGGATGGAGTTGGAACGGCTGAGCCGCGGATTTATCGGACAAGTCGCAGACTTCGTTGGGCCAGAAACTGACATTCCGGCCCCGGACGTGTATACAAACGCCATGATTATGGGTTGGATGATGGATGAATATTCAAAAATTCATCGCCAACGTATACCGGCTGTGATCACCGGCAAACCAATTCCTTTGGGCGGTAGTCTAGGGCGTGACGACGCGACGGGCCGTGGAGCATACTATTGTATTAAGGAATTGGAGAAGCTGAAGGATTGGCAACCAACCGACATTCGTGTTGCCGTTCAGGGATTCGGAAATGCGGGACAACATGTCTCACGACTGCTACATGCTGACGGCTACCGTATCGTCGCCATCAGTGATTCGCGAGGTGGTATCTATCGAGCCGAAGGACTTGATATTCCAAGGGCCATCAAGTTGAAACAAGAAGGCCAGATGATTGGTGGCGTCTATAGTGAAAGATCAGTATGTGATTGTCCCGTTTGTGGAGACGCTGAGTCAAAGTGCAAATGTACCACAAATGACCCAGCTACGGGTGAATCAATCAGCAATGCCGATCTGCTGGAATTGGGCGTGGATATTCTGATTCCCGCCGCGCTGGAGAATCAATTAACCGCTGACAACGCCAGCCGAATCAAGGCGCCAATGATTGTCGAGGTCGCCAATGGCCCCACAACAAGCGCTGCTGAAGAAATTTTGGACAAACGAAACACGTTCGTGGTTCCGGATATTCTGGCTAATGCGGGGGGCGTTACAGTAAGCTACTTTGAGTGGGCTCAGAACCGTGCGGGATATTATTGGACGCAAGATGAAGTACAAGATCGCTTGCAGCGCATTATCGCTCGGGAGTTCAACGCGATATACGAACTGATGACAAATCATGCAATCAATATGCGAACGGCCGCCTATGCCCAAGGATTGAACCGAATCAGCGAAGCGATTGAGTCACAAGGCACCCGCCAATATTTCTCGAACGGCATCGACTCAAATTAA
- a CDS encoding IS5 family transposase — protein MKPKPRAQSSQLDLFQAHFDQLLNLDHRLCILARKIDWQRFDVAFAHCYSSEMGAPGKDIRLLVGLHYLKHMFNESDESLLDRWVENPYLQYYCGFTTMQHDGPLHLTCLVKWRQRVGGEKLLALLTETVTIAVKDKQITKKELAQVNVDTTVQEKNITHPTDLKLYLKALNNLSAVAKQHGVKLRQTYCRVAKQAAQMVGRYAHARQFKRMRNRLRKLRTWLGRVIRDMRRKVPQSDAARKDC, from the coding sequence ATGAAGCCTAAACCGCGTGCCCAATCCAGTCAGCTCGATCTTTTTCAAGCGCATTTCGATCAGCTGCTCAATCTCGATCATCGGCTCTGTATTCTGGCTCGAAAAATTGACTGGCAGCGGTTCGATGTCGCCTTTGCTCATTGCTACAGTTCGGAAATGGGAGCGCCTGGCAAAGACATTCGGCTGCTCGTCGGACTGCATTATCTGAAGCACATGTTTAACGAATCAGACGAATCGCTGTTGGACCGCTGGGTGGAGAATCCATACTTACAATACTATTGTGGCTTCACGACGATGCAGCATGACGGGCCATTACACTTGACGTGCCTGGTGAAATGGCGGCAACGGGTGGGAGGAGAAAAGCTTCTGGCCCTGCTAACCGAAACAGTTACGATTGCTGTCAAAGATAAACAGATCACTAAAAAAGAACTGGCTCAGGTCAATGTCGACACAACGGTTCAGGAAAAGAACATCACTCATCCAACTGATTTAAAGCTGTACCTGAAGGCGCTCAACAATCTGTCTGCGGTAGCGAAACAGCACGGTGTCAAATTGCGGCAAACTTACTGCCGCGTCGCGAAGCAGGCAGCCCAGATGGTCGGTCGCTACGCGCATGCCAGACAGTTTAAGCGGATGCGAAATCGATTGCGAAAACTGAGGACCTGGCTGGGTCGTGTGATTCGGGACATGCGACGCAAAGTGCCACAGTCGGATGCGGCTCGGAAGGATTGTTGA
- a CDS encoding cation:proton antiporter, whose protein sequence is MDIISVTIVALGTIFFGLVSARLRQSVVTAPMVFVLFGLLIGDAGFRLLEFQLANNAIYFLAELTLVIVLFTDASRIDLKLLYREHNLPVRLLTIGLPLSIAFGTLIAWLLLQELGFWQAAVLATIVTPTDAALAHVVVTNKLVPIRIRQSISVESGLNDGLCLPLFLIFLCGARVAEHPESTTYWVRFTAMQVGLGPLVGIGVGYVGGKLIEHASRREWISHSFLELTTLALALLSFGAAELVGGNGFIAAFCAGLTIGNVSRALCGAVREFAETEGQLLTLLVFLVFGAVLLPQAFANITFLGFFYSIMGLTVLRMLPVAVSLVGTRLRRDTRLFVGWFGPRGVASIVFALVLMEEIAIPARQEVFAVAMATVALSVFSHGLTAYPAAKWYARRTTATKKLGAAAEHESINEMPFHRY, encoded by the coding sequence ATGGATATAATATCTGTCACGATTGTCGCCCTGGGAACCATTTTCTTCGGTCTTGTTTCGGCGCGTTTGCGGCAGAGTGTCGTCACTGCACCAATGGTCTTCGTCTTATTCGGTCTGTTGATTGGAGATGCGGGCTTTCGCCTACTCGAATTCCAACTGGCAAACAACGCAATATATTTTCTTGCTGAACTGACTTTGGTCATAGTCCTGTTCACAGACGCATCGCGGATCGACCTGAAACTGCTGTACAGGGAACATAATCTGCCGGTCCGGTTACTGACGATTGGACTGCCGCTTAGTATTGCTTTCGGTACCCTTATCGCTTGGTTGTTATTACAAGAACTGGGTTTTTGGCAGGCCGCTGTATTGGCGACGATTGTGACGCCAACTGATGCCGCTTTGGCCCATGTTGTAGTTACGAATAAATTAGTACCGATTCGAATTCGCCAAAGCATCAGCGTCGAAAGTGGTTTGAATGATGGGCTATGTCTACCACTGTTTCTGATCTTTTTGTGCGGCGCACGTGTGGCTGAGCATCCAGAGTCGACCACGTATTGGGTTCGTTTTACCGCGATGCAAGTCGGCCTTGGTCCACTGGTCGGCATCGGAGTTGGCTACGTCGGGGGTAAACTGATTGAGCATGCGTCACGACGCGAGTGGATCAGTCATTCGTTTCTCGAACTCACGACACTCGCCCTAGCACTGCTCTCTTTTGGTGCAGCCGAGTTAGTCGGCGGCAACGGTTTCATTGCGGCCTTCTGTGCAGGACTGACCATCGGAAACGTCTCGCGAGCACTCTGCGGCGCAGTTCGCGAATTCGCAGAGACCGAAGGGCAGTTACTGACGTTGCTGGTATTTCTAGTTTTTGGTGCCGTCCTGCTGCCGCAGGCCTTTGCCAACATCACATTCCTTGGGTTTTTCTACAGTATTATGGGATTGACTGTGCTAAGGATGCTGCCTGTGGCAGTGAGCCTTGTGGGAACACGGCTGCGACGGGATACACGTTTGTTTGTCGGCTGGTTCGGACCACGCGGAGTTGCATCGATTGTATTTGCTTTGGTGCTGATGGAAGAAATTGCTATCCCTGCTCGGCAGGAGGTCTTCGCAGTAGCCATGGCGACGGTGGCTTTAAGTGTGTTCAGTCACGGATTAACTGCCTATCCTGCAGCGAAATGGTATGCTCGTCGCACAACGGCCACGAAGAAATTGGGTGCAGCCGCTGAGCACGAATCAATCAACGAAATGCCGTTTCACCGATACTGA
- a CDS encoding glycogen-binding domain-containing protein, whose product MSKRKTKSTKFNCHAPDAEVVFLAGTFNDWQMDATPMTTDGKGNWTTELKLPPGRSEYKFVVDGQWCCEPNCQTSDECPKCVPNDFGTLNRFVDVV is encoded by the coding sequence ATGTCAAAACGAAAAACAAAATCGACGAAGTTTAACTGCCACGCACCAGACGCTGAAGTTGTGTTTTTGGCCGGTACATTCAATGACTGGCAAATGGATGCAACACCGATGACAACGGACGGCAAAGGTAACTGGACTACCGAATTGAAATTACCACCCGGGAGGAGTGAATATAAGTTCGTCGTGGACGGCCAGTGGTGCTGTGAGCCAAACTGCCAGACTTCGGACGAATGCCCCAAATGTGTTCCGAATGACTTCGGCACGCTGAACCGGTTCGTCGATGTCGTATGA
- a CDS encoding GNAT family N-acetyltransferase: MGYSITQAKPSDDQEELTSLINRNFQKNDPQWFNWSQRQNPFGENLCWLAREESAGKLIGSTGLLRRRVNYDGQSFAVGQAEAINIDEAHRSAQAALKLQRALISHLPETDFHFVYGMTETAAAVFKRCRYKQIGTFQHWVKPLRSEYKLKNKISNRFVRKGATVLIDLALNLYSLESRTFKSHRLKVNNDAPIDERFHRLFEKHAHNLIMVERTREFLEWRFCHEPSTRFQIMTLENREQELLGYLVYVIGETGRNGDHAAGIQDFFYRDQKSFQQLLVAFIQHCRQIRMETIVMNYFGRKEIANMLSRFGFFQRKSSTQVFVHDNPQFKDFQMEVLHDSNCWHLTNAELL; encoded by the coding sequence ATGGGCTACTCTATCACCCAGGCCAAACCGAGTGACGATCAGGAAGAACTGACTTCCCTGATTAATCGGAATTTTCAGAAAAACGACCCGCAGTGGTTTAACTGGTCTCAACGGCAGAATCCATTTGGTGAAAACCTCTGCTGGCTGGCCCGGGAAGAATCAGCCGGTAAACTTATTGGTTCTACCGGCCTGTTGCGAAGGCGAGTGAACTATGACGGCCAGTCCTTCGCAGTCGGTCAGGCTGAAGCAATCAACATCGATGAAGCACACAGATCGGCTCAGGCAGCGCTCAAACTGCAACGCGCCTTAATCTCTCACCTGCCCGAAACGGACTTTCACTTTGTGTATGGCATGACGGAAACTGCGGCGGCGGTCTTTAAACGATGTCGCTACAAACAAATCGGCACCTTCCAGCATTGGGTCAAACCGCTGCGCAGTGAATACAAGCTTAAGAATAAAATCTCGAACAGATTTGTCAGAAAAGGAGCGACAGTACTCATTGATCTGGCACTTAATCTCTACTCTCTCGAATCCAGAACATTCAAGTCGCATCGTCTTAAAGTAAATAATGACGCACCGATTGATGAACGGTTTCATCGACTTTTTGAAAAGCATGCTCACAATCTTATCATGGTCGAGCGCACGCGCGAATTTCTGGAATGGCGTTTTTGTCATGAGCCGTCGACTCGCTTCCAGATCATGACTTTGGAGAACCGTGAGCAGGAGCTACTGGGCTATCTGGTTTATGTGATTGGGGAAACCGGCCGAAATGGTGACCATGCAGCGGGAATTCAGGACTTTTTCTATCGCGACCAGAAATCATTCCAACAGTTACTGGTGGCTTTCATCCAGCACTGCCGTCAGATCAGAATGGAAACGATCGTCATGAATTATTTTGGTCGAAAAGAAATCGCAAACATGCTTTCGCGATTCGGGTTCTTTCAACGTAAGTCGTCGACCCAGGTCTTTGTGCATGACAATCCCCAGTTTAAAGACTTTCAAATGGAAGTCCTGCACGACTCCAATTGCTGGCACCTGACAAACGCCGAACTGCTGTAA
- a CDS encoding AlbA family DNA-binding domain-containing protein, whose translation MNHTFDRDPSTEMATDVTVRREAALSHNEQLNNQGRRTERRHDRLKWLVPVHTLSGVILGILILHPVTMVIYCFEFHPELTQSGVLHLVASRMGSAFMPQMWPMTGAFALIGGLLGMGSGLYARAITWKLLLVSQLDRKLGMTIHLLIATGESDVVEFKSSLRWDHRQKKCNKALEIVIVKTIAGFLNHDGGDLLVGVADDGSIVGLEDDYATLRKKDRDGFELLLMQLVKNALGGDVCTLLHAVFQEIDGGDVCRVLIEPSERPVYVQHEGRAWYFVRTGNSTRELDTKEAIDHIARRKSRL comes from the coding sequence ATGAATCACACATTCGACCGAGATCCATCAACCGAGATGGCTACCGATGTAACCGTTAGAAGAGAAGCAGCGCTATCGCATAATGAGCAACTTAACAACCAAGGAAGACGAACGGAACGGCGTCATGATCGGCTGAAGTGGCTCGTGCCGGTTCATACACTGAGCGGTGTTATTCTGGGAATTTTGATTTTGCATCCCGTGACAATGGTCATCTATTGTTTCGAATTTCATCCCGAACTTACGCAATCCGGCGTTCTTCACTTGGTTGCATCGCGGATGGGGAGCGCTTTCATGCCTCAAATGTGGCCGATGACCGGAGCATTTGCACTGATCGGGGGATTGTTGGGAATGGGGTCGGGGCTCTATGCGCGTGCCATCACGTGGAAACTACTCCTCGTTTCTCAACTGGACCGGAAATTGGGGATGACGATCCACTTACTCATCGCTACGGGTGAAAGTGACGTCGTCGAGTTCAAATCCTCGCTGCGGTGGGACCACCGTCAGAAGAAGTGCAATAAGGCTCTCGAGATAGTGATTGTCAAAACGATTGCTGGATTCTTGAACCATGATGGTGGTGACCTACTGGTCGGTGTGGCCGATGATGGATCAATTGTCGGCTTGGAAGATGACTACGCTACCTTGCGAAAAAAGGACCGTGATGGCTTTGAATTGCTGCTAATGCAGTTGGTCAAAAACGCACTCGGCGGTGACGTGTGCACGTTGCTGCACGCGGTCTTCCAGGAGATCGATGGCGGTGACGTATGCCGTGTGTTGATCGAGCCATCAGAACGCCCTGTGTATGTCCAGCATGAAGGGAGGGCGTGGTACTTCGTGCGTACGGGCAACTCAACCCGCGAACTTGATACCAAGGAGGCGATTGATCATATCGCGCGGCGAAAGTCACGATTGTGA